A stretch of DNA from Clostridium sp. JN-9:
CTCGATATAGATGAAATCCAATTGCTTGAAATGGCTTTGCTTGGACAAATAGCCATACATGAAGCACATCCAACACACTTTTTCCTATCTATTTTAGCCTTTCTTTTTATTGTAATAGCATTTACAGGACATTTTTTTGAACATGCGCCACAGGCTTTGCACTTAAAAATATTGACTATAGGTGTTGAATTAGCATGCTGAGCAAGTTTGCCTCCTCTTGCTGCACAACCCATTCCAAGCTGTTTTATGGCACCGCCAAAACCAGCTAAAGCATGACCTTTAAAATGACTCAGTACTATTATCTGATTTGCTTTTGCAATGTCTCCTCCTATTTTACAGCTTTTAAAGTGCTTTTTATTTATTTCAATATTTTCATAGTTCTCTCCATATTCTCCATCAGCAATTACTATTGGCAGTTCAGTAAATCCATGTTCCAGTGCAAGTTTTACATGTTTATCCTTTGTATTTCTTTCACCTCTGTAAAGTGCATTTGTTTCAATAAAGGAACTTTTAATCTGCTTTTCATTTAAATATTCAATAATACCTCTGAAATTCTTAGAGCTTATAAAAGTAGTATTCCCCTTTTCTCCAAAGTGCACCTTTAATGGAATATACTTTTCTAAATTTATATGTTCCTCTTCAATGAGTTTTTTTAATATTTCTTCAGCACCTCTGCTGATTTCTTCTGTTTTAGAGTAAGAATCAACAGCCTTGAAGTATACATTTCCCATAAAATCTCCCTCTTCCTTTATATTACCACATATATATTTTACATACTTTAACAATGCATGTAAACAGT
This window harbors:
- a CDS encoding DUF362 domain-containing protein; its protein translation is MGNVYFKAVDSYSKTEEISRGAEEILKKLIEEEHINLEKYIPLKVHFGEKGNTTFISSKNFRGIIEYLNEKQIKSSFIETNALYRGERNTKDKHVKLALEHGFTELPIVIADGEYGENYENIEINKKHFKSCKIGGDIAKANQIIVLSHFKGHALAGFGGAIKQLGMGCAARGGKLAQHANSTPIVNIFKCKACGACSKKCPVNAITIKRKAKIDRKKCVGCASCMAICPSKAISSNWISSISRSFNEKLAEYAFATQKDKSNIYITFAFNITNNCDCEGHMMHSIAKDVGVFASTDPVSIDQACLDMLDKKEKRTVFLRGRYTLKYAEKIGLGSREYKLIEIR